In Bradyrhizobium paxllaeri, the genomic stretch CCCGACGCGGTTAATGATCTTGGACGTCGCACGCTTCGCATCGGCGACCTTCACCGGCTTGCCAAGGCGCACATTCGAAAACATCGAAGCGAAGGCTGCCACGCCTTCGTCCATGTCCAATCCCGGAGATTCGGCGTTGTCCGCCGCGGCGGATTCCGCCGCTTCGATCTGCGCAACCTTGAGAATGGCTTCCTTGGGGCGCGAAATGATCGAGGTCGCGCCGAGCGCATGAGCCTGCGCCACCATCGAGCGGGAAAGATTGTGAACGACGAACAGCTTCTCAGGAATGCTGGCGAGGTCCTGCAGAACGAACCTGAGCTGATCGACGCGCGGCATCTGCCGCAGGTCGACGTCGACCATCAGCACGCCATGCGACCTGATCCGAGTGCCGTCACCGCCCAGCAGCCAGGGGACCACGGCATGTTGCGGCTCGAGCATCGCCCGAATCGCAGGCAACTTCGTCGGTTCGTCTGTGACAAAATAGACGAGCATTTCGGGGAAAGTCCGTACGCACGAATATTAAAGAAATCGTCCCTCGACGCTGAAGAACAGAAAAGAAAAATTGAACAATCCTGCCCGCGTTGCGGAACACCGGGCCCACACACTCGGTCCCATCGGCATCGGGTACCTTCAACGTACCTCATTGTTGGACATCGAGGCTACCTTGCCGTTAAGCGGCTACCTCGTATAATTACGTACCTCAAATGAGGGACGCGCGGGGTTCGACCTCAAAAGACAGATCGAGGACATCGTCGGTGAGTGATCTGTCGTCTCGAAAAAATTCGGGAACCGAAAGATCGACGCTGTACGCCCTGCTCTCGGTCGGCTGTGTCTCGGTCGGCTGCCTGATCGCCGCCGGCCCGGCATCCGCCCAGGCCAATCTCGCCGGCGCGACCACCAAACTGACGCTGCAGGTCGCAACCGCCATCCTCGGCGAAAAATGCCGCCGCGTCGAGGCGCCGAACCCCGTATCCTTCGCAGCGGTAGCGCTGCACCGGACCTTTCACGACGATTTCGACGCGCATCCGTTGCTGGACAGCAGATGGGCGTCTTACTACGCGGGCGGCGCTGCCTGGCCGGAAGCGCGTTACTGGGGTGGCGAGGGCTCCGATTTCAGGCGCAAGACCAGTTATAATGGCGAACAGCAGATCTATGTCGATCCGCGTTATGGCGGGCGCGAAACAACGCCGCTCGGCCTCGATCCGTTCAAGGTCAGCGACGGCATTCTCTCGATCACGGCCAGCCGCACCCCGCCGGCGCTGAAGGCCGTGCTGTTCAACAATGAATATGTGTCAGGCATTCTCACGACGCAGAGCAGGTTTTCGCAAAAGTATGGATACTTCGAAATCCGCGCCAAGGTGCCGGTCGGCACCGGCGTGTGGCCGGCGTTCTGGATGCTCGCCGATGACGGCGGCTGGCCGCCCGAAGTCGACATCATGGAGGGCCGCGGGCAGCGGCCGGGCGACATCGTGATGACGACGCATTGGCGGATACCGGAGACGCAGCGCGTGGAGCGCTGCGGGTTCGACTTCATCGTGCCGGACGCCGCGACCGCGTTCCACGACTACGGCGTGCTCTGGCAGCCGGATCGCATCACCTATTTCATCGACCGACAGCCGGTCTCCGAGATCAAGGTCCCGGTCGGCTTCCACGAACCCATGTACATGATCGTGAACCTTGCGATGGGCTCGAAGACTCTCGAGGGCGTGGGCTTCGTCGACGGCGAATCGCCTGTGACCGTCGCCTTCGAGATCGACCGGGTATCCGCCTATCAAATCGACGAACGCTGACCGGAGACCAAGATGTTCGGAAAATTCTCGCGCCGGCATTTTGCAAAGCTGGCGGGCCTCTCCGCCCTCGGCATGGCGGCGCGTCCGACTGAAGCCGCCGCCCAAGCAGCAGCCAACCGGCCGGGCCTGGCGAGTTTTCCGAAAGACTTCGTATGGGGCACCGCCACCTCGTCCTATCAGATCGAGGGCGCCGTCAATGAAGACGGCCGCGGCCGCTCGATCTGGGACACGTTTTCCCACACGCCCGGCAAGATCGAGGACGGCACCACCGGCGACCGCGCCAACGAACACTACTACCGCTACAAGGAAGACATCGGCCTGATCCGGGAAGTGGGCGCAAAAGCCTACCGGTTTTCGATCGCATGGCCGCGGATATTTCCGGAAGGAACCGGAAAGCCTAATCCGAAGGGCCTCGACTTCTACGATCGTCTCGTCGATGAACTGCTCCGGCAGGGCATCGATCCCTACGCCACACTCTATCATTGGGATCTGCCGCAGGCGCTCGAGGACAAGGTCGGCGGCTGGCGGTCCAGCGAAACGTCAAAGGCATTCGGCGACTACGCCGGCCATGTGGCCGCGCGCCTGTCCGACCGCGTCAACTCGATCTTCACGATCAACGAAGCCGGAAGGTTCGTGAATTTCGGCTATGGCTGGGGTGTCGACGCGCCCGGCCTCAAACTGCCGGACGCCGACGTCAATCAGGTCCGCCACCATGTGGCGCTGGCGCATGGCCTCGCCGTGCAGGCGATCCGCGCCCATGGACGCAAGGGCACCAAGGTGGGGCCGGCGGAAAACATCGCCGCCTGCGTGCCGGCCTTCGACACGCCGGAGAACGTCCGCGCCGCCGAGATCGCGACGCGCGAACTGAACTCGGGCTTCCTCGGCGTCATCCTGGAAGGCAAATACACTGACGGATTCCTGCAGTTCGCCGGCAAGAACGCGCCGAAATTCACCGACGCCGAATTGAGGATCATCTCGCAGCCGAACGATTTCGTCGGCCTCAACATCTACGCGCCGCAATTCTATATCGCCGCTTCCGACAAGGCGCCAGGCTGGAGCGTGCTGCCCTTCCCTGCCTCATTCCCGCACATGAATTCGGAGTGGCTTCGCGTCGGCCCGGAAACGATCTACTGGGCGCCGCGGCTGGCCGCGAAGGTCTGGAACATCGAGACGATATACATCAGCGAGAACGGCACCTCGTCGGAAGACAAGCTTCGCGACGACGGCCAGGTCTACGACCTGGATCGCATCATGTACTTGCGCAACTATTTGCGGCAATTGCAGCGCGCCACGTCGGAGGGCGTGCCGGTGCGCGGCTATTTCCTCTGGAGCCTGATGGACAATTTCGAATGGATCTACGGTTACGAAAAGCGCTTCGGGCTCTACCACGTCGACTTCAAGACGCAGCGGCGGACGCCGAAACTCAGCGTCGCCTTCTATCGCGACGTGGTGGCGCGGAATGCGATCGGCGTCTGAGCGGCGTCAGTCCTGTCCATATCGCGCGGCCTGCCGCACCGGTGTGAGGATTTCAGACGCGGAGCGCTGCTCGAGGTCGGTTGCCACAGTCGTGACGGGTTGCTGCGCAACCTTGCGCGACGATTCGTGACCTAGAAATGCACCGGCGGCCGTGATCATCAGCACGACATAAAGTACGAACATGCCGCCGACCCACTGCCAGTAAAGCCGGCGGTGGTCAGGTGTCAGGCTTTCGAGTACTCGACGCATGGTTTGCCTCCTCGCAGAACCAGTGCGCTGCGTATACGCCTCAAGTTACAAGGGGGGTGTGACGTACTTCACAGATGTCAATTTGAAGCGGAGAACCCGTGACCGGAGCCGAACTGAAGAAACTTCGCCAGCATCTCGGTGAGGCCATCGGCCGGCCGCTGTCGGTGGCCGACATGGCCAAGCTGTGCGGGCTGCCGGCCGCTGATGGCGCCGATACCATCCGCAAATGGGAGGTCACCGGTCCGACCGGGCCGGTCGCGGAACTGCTGCGCATCCTGGCGATGGCCAGCGACCACTATCCGATCCTCGAAATGTTCAACGTGTTCGACCGCCACGACGTGCCGGTGAAAGAGCGCCCGGCGCGCCGGCAGGCCTTCCGCGAGCAGATGCGCGGCGACGTGCGCCGCCGCATTGGTTAAGCAAAGCTTTCTTCGAGGCGGTAGAGACTTACCGAAATTAAGCCTTTGCTTACCTTTGATTAGGTCTTCATTAAGTACAAAAAACGTTTATCGGCCAATGGGTTGGGTTCAGGCCCGCTGTCACCTCGGAGTGACAGCATTTTAGATAAATGCAGTCTAAGTGCGTGGCCATGTGATGCCCCGCACGAGGGTGTCGCCGAACGGTTTTCGGAGACCAACACCATGAAGAAGATCCTCGCAGCCCTCGTGGCCTTTGCCGCTCTCACCGCCGCCGCACCGGCCCTCGGCGCCGATCTCGGTGCGCGCTCCTACTACAAGACGCCGCCCGCCTATGCGGCACCGCTCTATAACTGGACCGGCTTCTATCTCGGCGGCCATATCGGCGGCGCCTTCAGCGGCAGCAACGATTTCAACGGCACGGTGCTGAGCGATTCCCGCGCCCGCCTGCTCGGCGGCATTCAGGCCGGCCTCGACTGGCAATTCGCGCCGAACTGGGTGCTCGGCACCGAAGGCCAGTATTCCTGGCTCGGCAAGAACAACCTCACCGCCACCTTCCCGGGCGGCTACGTCTACACCAACGATCAGCGCGGCCTTGGCTCGATCACGGCCCGCATCGGCTACACCTGGGGTCCGGGCCTTATCTACGTCAAAGGCGGTTGGGCCTATTCCGACAACAGCGAGCGGGTGACGCTGGCCGGCGTGCCGATCCCCTTCCTGCTCGATGGCAACCACAGCAACGGCTGGACCGTCGGCACCGGCCTCGAATACATGGTCGCCCCGAACTGGTCGGTCAAAGGCGAGTACATGTATTACGATTTCGGCAGCAGCCGCTTCGTGAACCCGGTCGCGCTGGCGCCGTTCGGAAGCTTCCACAATGAGGACCACACCCTGAAGCTTGGCGTTAATTATCGCTTCAACTTCGCAAGCCCGGTGGTCGCACGCTACTGAGCGCTTTCAACCGCGAATTGCAGAAGGCCGGCTTTCACGCCGGCCTTTTTGTTTTGTTCGTTTTCCGGTCCGCGGAAAAACCCGGCAAATGCCGTGCAAGCCAAAATTATGGCGAAAAACGTTCCGGTTTTCCAAACTTGTTAACCGGGTATCGCGATACTGCCGCGCGAGGAAACATCCCAAGGTAGCGTAGACGGGGCAGCGGGCAGATGGCGGTACAATCGAAATCGCGAGACAAGGGTTTTCGCTTCGGCGTCAGGGGCAGTCTGTTTGCCGCATTCGCCGTCATCGCCGGCATGGCGATCGTCATCTCGGCCGGCGCCGGCCTGATGCTCGGGCGGCTCGGCGGGACCATGGTGGACTTGAGCGGACGCGACATTCCCCGCCTCGCCGCCAGCCTGCAACTTTCGGCGCAGAGCGCGAGCCTTGCCAGCCAGGGGCCGGCGGTGCTCGCCGCGCGCAGCGAAGAGGCGCTGAACGATCGCACCCGGAAAATGAAGGAGACCCAGACGGTCGCGCTGCAGAAGCTCGGCGAGATCGTCGAACTCGGCGCCGACAAGGCGGTGGTTGCCGCACTCACCGAGAACATGAAGAACATCGACGAGGTGATCAAAAGCCTCGGCTCGGCCGCGAAGGAGCGGCTCGAACTGGCCGCCCAGCATGAAAGATTGTATGAGGCCGTGCGCAAGGCGCAACGTCGCTTCATTTCTGCCGCCGGCCCCGCCGCGATCGATGCCCAGACCGAACTCTACAGCATCTACGCCGCGCCCCGCTTCTCCCAGGCCGACGCCATCAACGCCCACAAGACGGCCGACCAGCTCGCCGACATCGCCGCCAGCGGCAATATGATGGCGTTCGACATGATCGCCGCGCTGTCGGCGACCAACGGCGATACGCTGGAGACCATCGGCAAGGATTTCCGCACCGCGCAGGCGCGTGTGAAGGCGAATGCGGAGCGGTTGCCGAAGACCACCGCGATGAATGTGGTCCGGCGGGCAACCCTGGAGCTGATTGCGCTTGCCGAGGGCAAGACCGGCGTCTTCAAGGTCCGCCAACAGGAGCTGGATGCCGACGATTACGGTCAGACCATTCTGGAGGAAACCCGCAAGCTCAATGTCGGACTCGGCATCAGCGTGCAGCAGCTGGTCGACGCCGTACAGAAGGAAACCGACGCCGCCGCGTGGCAGGCGCGCCAGGAGATCTCGTTCGGGACCATGGTCATGCTCGCCCTCGGCATTGGAACGCTGGTCGGCTCGGTGCTGTTCGTCTGGCTCTATGTCGGCCGCAACATCCTGCGGCGGATCAGCAACCTGCAGCGCTCGATGCAATTGCTGTCCAGCGGCGATCTCGAAACGCAGGTCTATCAGACCCACCATCAGGACGAGATCGGCGTCATGGCCGACTCGCTGCAGGTGTTCCGCGAGAGCATGATCCAGAGCCGCGCGCTGTCTGCCGAACAGGACAAGGACCGCATCGCCAAGACCGAGCGCGCCAACCGCATGGAAGCCCGCATCGTCGAGTTCGAAACCACCGTTCGCACGGCGCTCGACAGCCTGCAGACCGCGGCGGGCTCGATGCAGTCGACCGCGCAAAGCATGTCGGCGACCGCCGATCAATCCAGCGCGCTGGTGACCGCGGTGGCCACCGCCGCCGAGCAGACCTCGGCCAATGTGCAGACCGTGTCGTCGGGCACCGAGGAACTGTCCTCCTCGATCGAGGAGATCGGCCGTCAGGTCATCACTTCGTCGGAGATCGCCCGCAAGGCGGTGCAAGACGCCGGCGCCACCGACGCCACGATGCAGGGACTTGCGGACAATGCAGCGCGGATCAGCGTCGTGGTCGATCTGATCCAGACCATTGCCTCGCAGACCAACCTTCTGGCGCTGAACGCCACCATCGAGGCGGCGCGCGCCGGCGATGCCGGCCGCGGCTTTGCGGTGGTCGCATCCGAAGTGAAGAGCCTCGCCAACCAGACCGCGAAGGCGACCGACGAGATCCGCCAGCAGATCGTCAGCATGCAGACGGTGACGGAGAGCGCGGTGTCCGCGATCCGCAACATCAGCAGCACGATCGCCGAGATCAACGAGGTGACGACAGCGATCGCGGCTGCGGTCGAGGAACAGGGTGCGGCAACACGCGAGATCGCGCGCAACATCCAACACGCCGCCGGCGGCACCAGCGAGGTCTCCAACAACATCGTCGGCGTCTCCAGCGCCTCGGCGCAGGCCGAGACCGCCGCCGACGAGGTTCTGACCGCCTCCGACGCGCTGCGCCGCGAGGCCGACGTGCTGCGCGAGGAAATCGACGCGTTCCTGTCGAATATCCGGGCGGCGTAGCTAGAACATCGTCATTCCGGGGCTGTGCGAAGCATAGAACCCGGAATCTCGAGATTCCGGGTTCGCATCTTCGATGCGCCCCGGAATGACGGCTCAACCCCCTCCCCCCCGTTTTGCTCGATAGCTATCCGCTTTTCAGCTAGCGCCGCGCCGCCTCTACCGCTAAGCCGGTAGCATGCATTCGAAATCCGATACGGTGCAGTCCTCGGCCGAGGCACTGCGATACCCCTTCGAAAGCCACCCCGGCCACGATCAGGTCGTCGAGGTGGTGCCCGGCGTGCTCTGGGTCCGCCTCAAGCTGCCGTTCCGGCTCAATCATGTGAACATCTACCTGCTCGCCGACGGCGACGGCTGGGCGATGATCGATTCCGGCTTCGGCAATGAGGAAACCATCACGGCCTGGACGACCCTGTTCGAGGGGCCGCTGCGGCATGTGAAGATCACGCGGCTGATCGTCACCCATTCGCATCCCGACCACGTCGGCCTTGCCGGGTGGATCACCGAGCGCTTCGACTGCCCCTTGCAGATGTCGCAGGTCGAATACCTGCAATCGGTCTATCACCAGAACCGCGGCACCGCAGAGCGGGTCGGCGCGCAACGGCTGTTCTTCCGCCGTCACGGCATGGACGAGAGCCTGACCGACAAATTGATGAGCCGCGGCCAGGATTATTTGAAGCGGGTTTCGGTGCTGCCGCCGTCCTACCGCCGCATCTCGCATGGCGACGAGGTCGTGATCGGCACACGGCGCTTCAAGGTCATCACCGGCGGCGGCCACGCGCTCGACCAGGTGATGCTGTACTGCGCCGCCGATAAATTGTTCCTCTCCGCCGACCAGGTGCTGAGCAAGATCTCGCCCAATGTCAGCGTCTGGGCGGTCGAGCCCGACCAGAACTCGCTCGGCGAATATCTGGCGTCGCTCGCCAGCCTCACCACCACGCTGCCCTACGACGTCATGGTGCTGCCCGGCCACGGCGTGCCGTTCTACGGGCTGAAGACCCGCATCAAGCAGCTCGCCGACCACCACGAGGATCGCTGCCGCCTGATCGCGGAAGCCTGCCGGGAAGTGCCGCAGACCTCGAAGGAGCTGGTGCCGGTCGTGTTCCACAAGCATGTGCTGGACGAGCACCAGATGGGCTTTGCCGCCGGCGAACTGGTCGCGCACGTCAATTACATGCTGGTCGAGGGAAGGTTGACCTGCGAGGTCACGGACGGCGTGCTGCGGTTCCGCACCACCTGACAACGCAACGGCCCATTGCGTTTCCGGAAACGAAATACCGTGCGTGCGAATCCTGCCTAGCGCCTTGATCCCGATCAACATTTGCGCCGGCTAGGTAGCATCCCGGAGCCACGCCAAAATGTGGGAAATCACATAGACATCAAAGCTGGAAAGGCTCTAAAAAGGCGCCAAGCCAATCCGGCCGGTTCCGTTCCAGGTCTTGTGATGGATTACAGCAAATTTTTCCAAACCGCTCTCAACCGTCTGCATGACGAGCGGCGCTACCGCGTTTTCGCCGATCTCGAGCGGATCGCAGGCCGTTTCCCGCATGCGGTCTGGCACTCGCCGAAGGGCAAGCGCGACGTCGTGATCTGGTGCTCCAACGACTATCTCGGCATGGGCCAGCATCCGAAGGTGGTCGGCGCCATGGTCGAGACCGCGACGCGCGTCGGCACCGGCGCCGGCGGCACCCGCAACATCGCCGGCACCCATCATCCACTGGTGCAGCTCGAACAGGAACTCGCCGACCTGCACGGCAAGGAAGCCTCGCTGCTGTTCACGTCGGGCTACGTCTCGAACCAGACCGGCATCTCGACCATCGCAAAGCTCATCCCTAACTGCCTGATCCTCTCTGACGCGCTCAACCACAATTCGATGATCGAGGGCGTTCGCCAGGCCGGCTGCGAGCGGCAGATCTTCCGCCACAACGACCTCGCCCATCTCGAAGAACTTTTGATCGCGGCGGGTCCCGACAGGCCCAAGCTGATCGCCTGCGAGAGCCTTTATTCGATGGACGGCGATGTCGCGCCGCTCGCAAAAATCTGCGATCTCGCCGAGAAGTATGGCGCCATGACCTATGTCGACGAAGTCCATGCGGTCGGCATGTACGGCCCGCGCGGCGGCGGCATCGCCGAGCGCGACGGCGTCATGCATCGCATCGACGTGCTGGAAGGCACGCTCGCCAAGGCCTTCGGCTGCCTCGGCGGCTATATCGCCGGCAAGGCCGAGATCATCGACGCGGTCCGCTCCTATGCGCCGGGCTTCATCTTCACCACCGCGCTGCCGCCGGCGATCTGCTCGGCCGCAACGGCTGCGATCCGCCACCTGAAAACCTCGAACTGGGAACGCGAGCGCCACCAGGACCGCGCTGCCCGGGTCAAGGCGATCCTCAATGCCGCAGGGCTCCCTGTGATGTCGAGCGACACCCACATCGTGCCGCTGTTCGTCGGCGATCCCGAGAAGTGCAAGCAGGCATCCGACCTCCTTCTGGAGGAGCACGGCATCTACATCCAGCCGATCAACTATCCGACGGTCGCCAAGGGCACCGAGCGCTTAAGGATCACGCCCTCGCCCTACCATGATGACGGCCTGATCGACGGGCTGGCCGAAGCGCTGCTGCAGGTCTGGGACCGCCTCGGCCTGCCCTTGAAGCAGAAATCGCTCGCGGCCGAGTAACCCTACCCCTGCTAATCCCAGCGAATTGGGCTGGTAGCGCGGTGCGCTGCCGGCCCAAAGCGTTTATAGTCTCCCTACGGCTGCTGGCCGTGAAGGGAGATATGCAGCGATGCTGCACGACTGGGGCGTAATCGCCGCCGCGTTCGCCTATATCGGATTGCTGTTCGTCGTCGCCAGCTATGGCGACCGCCTGTCGCCGGCCCAGCGCGGCCGCGCCGGCATGCTGATCTATCCGCTCTCGCTGGCGATCTACTGCACCTCCTGGACCTTCTTCGGTTCCGTCGGCTTCGCCACCCGCACCAGCGTCGACTTCCTCGCGATCTATGTCGGACCGATCCTGATGATCGGGCTTTGCACGCCGCTTCTGCGGCGCGTGATCCAGCTCGCCAAGTCGCAGAACATCACCTCGATCGCCGACTTCATCGCCGCGCGCTACGGCAAGAGCCAGGCGGTTGCCGGCACGGTCGCGATGATCGCGATCGTAGGTTCCGTGCCCTACATCGCGCTGCAGCTCAAGGCAGTGGCGTCGTCGCTGGAGACGATCCTCAGCGAGGACAAGCTGCTCTCCTCGATCCCGATCATCGGCGACATTGCGCTGGTGGTGACGCTGGCGATGGCGGCATTCGCCGTGCTGTTCGGCACCCGCCAGACCGACGCCACCGAGCACCAGCACGGCCTAATGCTGGCGATCGCCACCGAATCCATCGTCAAGCTGGTGGCCTTTCTCGCTGTCGGCGCCTTCGTCACCTTCTGGATGTTCACGCCGGTCGAGCTGATCGAACGCGCGATGAAGACCCCCGAGGCGGTGCGCGCGATCGACTACGTGCCCTCGCTCGGTAATTTCCTCACCATGACGCTGCTGTCGTTCTGCGCGATCATGCTGCTGCCGCGGCAGTTTCACGTCAGCGTGGTGGAGAACTCCAGCCCCGAGGAGGTCAACCGCGCCCGCTGGCTGTTCCCGCTCTATCTGGTCGCCATCAACCTGTTCGTGATTCCGATCGCGATCGCCGGCCTCGTTACCTTCCCGTTCGGCGCCGTGGACAGCGACATGTACGTATTGGCGCTGCCGATCGAGGAGAATGTCCCGCTGCTCAGCATTGCCGTCTTCGTCGGCGGCCTGTCGGCCGCGACCGCGATGGTGATCGTGGAATGCGTCGCGCTCTCCATCATGGTCTCGAACGACATCATCCTGCCGCTGGTGCTGCAGCGCGGACCCGCAACGCGCGACGGCAGCAAGGATTTCGGCGACTTCCTGCTCAGGATCCGGCGCTTCGCGATCTTCGCCATCATGGTGATGGCGTATTTCTACTATCGCGCGCTCGGCAATGCGCAACTGGCGGCGATCGGCCTGCTGTCATTCGCAGCGCTCGCCCAGCTGGCGCCGGCCTTCTTCGGCGGGCTGTTCTGGCGCCACGGCACCGCACGCGGCGCCATGACCGGCATGCTGGTCGGCTTTGCCGTGTGGGCCTATACGCTGTTTCTGCCGAGCTTCCTGGAGGGCAATCCCACCGGTCTCCTTCTGCTGCAACACGGACCATTCGGCATCGAGGCGCTGCGTCCGCGGGCGCTGTTGGGCGCCGATCTGCCGCCGCTGATGCATGGCGTGCTCTGGTCGCTCTCCCTCAACATCCTGACCTACATCGTGATGTCGATCGCGCAACGGCCGTCGTCGATCGAACGGCTGCAGGCGGACCTGTTCGTGCCGAACACGCTGACGCCGATCACGCCGACGTTCCGGCGCTGGCGGACGACCGTTACCGTGCAGGACATCCAGAGCACGGTGACGCAGTATCTCGGCCCCGAGCGCGCCGCCCAGGCCTTCCAGACCTTTGCCGCCGATCATCCCGGCCGTCTCGATCCGGCCGCACCGGCCGATTTCGAATTGCTGCAATATGCCGAACGCCTGATCGCCTCCTCGATCGGCGCAGCCTCCTCGCGCCTCGTAATGTCGCTGCTGTTGCGCAAGCGCACCGTCTCCGCCAAGGCCGCGCTGAAGCTGCTCGACGATTCCCACGCTGCGCTGCATTTCAACCGCGAGATCCTGCAGACCGCGCTCAACCATGTGCGCCAGGGCATCGCGGTATTCGACGCCGACCTGCAATTGATCTGCTCGAACGCGCAGTTCGGCGAGATCCTCGCGCTGCCGCCGCACCTCATGCAACTCGGCATTCCCTTGCAGGAAATTCTCGAATTCATAGGCGCGATCAGCGCATCCGGCGCCGGCGATCCCGGCGTGTTGCTGCATCGGCGTCTAAAGGCCTACACCACCGAGGGCGAGTCCTATCTGGAACGCCTGACCGACCGTCACATGGTGATCGAGGTGCGATCCAACCGGATGCCGGGCGGCGGCGTCGTGATCACCTTCTCCGACGTCACCCCGAGCTTCGAGGCGGCTGAAGCGCTGGAGCGCGCCAATGCGACGCTGGAAAAGCGCGTGCGCGACCGCACCGAGGAACTGACGCGGCTGAACTCCGAACTGGCGCAGGCCAAGAGCACCGCTGAGGACGCCAACATCTCGAAGACCCGGTTCCTGGCCGCGGCCAGCCACGACATCCTGCAGCCGCTCAATGCGGCGCGGCTGTATGTGACGAGCCTCGTCGAACGGCAGAACGGCGGCGAGGATTCGCGCCTGGTCGAGAACATCGACGACTCGCTGGAGGCGATCGAGGAAATCCTCGGCGCGCTGCTCGACATCTCGCGGCTCGATGCCGGCGCGATGACCACAGCCATCACCAGCTTCAAGATGGCCGACCTGATGCGCTCGCTCGAGATCGAGTTCGCACCGATCGCGCGCGCCAAGGGGCTGGAGTTGACCTTCGTGCCCTGCTCGCTGCCGGCGGAATCCGACCGGCTGCTGCTACGCCGGCTGCTGCAGAATTTCATTTCCAACGCCATCAAATATACCCCGCGCGGTCGCGTGCTGGTCGGCTGCCGCCGCCAAGGACAATCCCTGAAGATCGGCGTCTACGATACCGGTGTCGGCATCCCGGTCGCGAAACGCGGCGAGATCTTCAAGGAGTTTCACCGCCTC encodes the following:
- a CDS encoding PAS domain-containing hybrid sensor histidine kinase/response regulator, which codes for MLHDWGVIAAAFAYIGLLFVVASYGDRLSPAQRGRAGMLIYPLSLAIYCTSWTFFGSVGFATRTSVDFLAIYVGPILMIGLCTPLLRRVIQLAKSQNITSIADFIAARYGKSQAVAGTVAMIAIVGSVPYIALQLKAVASSLETILSEDKLLSSIPIIGDIALVVTLAMAAFAVLFGTRQTDATEHQHGLMLAIATESIVKLVAFLAVGAFVTFWMFTPVELIERAMKTPEAVRAIDYVPSLGNFLTMTLLSFCAIMLLPRQFHVSVVENSSPEEVNRARWLFPLYLVAINLFVIPIAIAGLVTFPFGAVDSDMYVLALPIEENVPLLSIAVFVGGLSAATAMVIVECVALSIMVSNDIILPLVLQRGPATRDGSKDFGDFLLRIRRFAIFAIMVMAYFYYRALGNAQLAAIGLLSFAALAQLAPAFFGGLFWRHGTARGAMTGMLVGFAVWAYTLFLPSFLEGNPTGLLLLQHGPFGIEALRPRALLGADLPPLMHGVLWSLSLNILTYIVMSIAQRPSSIERLQADLFVPNTLTPITPTFRRWRTTVTVQDIQSTVTQYLGPERAAQAFQTFAADHPGRLDPAAPADFELLQYAERLIASSIGAASSRLVMSLLLRKRTVSAKAALKLLDDSHAALHFNREILQTALNHVRQGIAVFDADLQLICSNAQFGEILALPPHLMQLGIPLQEILEFIGAISASGAGDPGVLLHRRLKAYTTEGESYLERLTDRHMVIEVRSNRMPGGGVVITFSDVTPSFEAAEALERANATLEKRVRDRTEELTRLNSELAQAKSTAEDANISKTRFLAAASHDILQPLNAARLYVTSLVERQNGGEDSRLVENIDDSLEAIEEILGALLDISRLDAGAMTTAITSFKMADLMRSLEIEFAPIARAKGLELTFVPCSLPAESDRLLLRRLLQNFISNAIKYTPRGRVLVGCRRQGQSLKIGVYDTGVGIPVAKRGEIFKEFHRLEQGARIARGLGLGLSIVERLARVLKHGIAIDANASGGSVFSVTVPVAKGINHTAAVTSATPLSKTPMSGALIVCIENDPAILDGMKTLLTAWDAEVIAVADPEAAIAAIEASGNSVTGLLVDYHLDRGNGVAAIREIRRRFGENIPAILITADRSPNVRAAAREENIAILNKPVKPASLRALLGQWRAQQMVAAAAE